The DNA segment acacagaagctcTGACTTTGATTTGCTTTATTTAGTCTGTGTGCGAGCAGGGAGCAAGCTTCGGCCATTGCCAAGGGtgcagagcagggaggtgggCCGGCATTGCCCTTGGAGTCAGAGGAGGCAGGCGGTGGCGTTACAAGTCCATCGGGCTGAGCTccctgggaggagagggcagaCTGGGGCAGTGCGAGGGGCAGTCCTCGCACCCTAGGGAGACCTCAGGCCAGCCCTGGGCCtttgctctcccctccccacacccccatttCAGCCCCAGGGATCTAGGCACACAGAGCAGGGAAGCAAACCCACCTGGGGGCAGCGGCACGGGGGGAGCCCCACTCCAGGATGTCCAGcgcttcttctctgtctctcttcccgtACCTGcgaggggagaggcaggtggggcaAGCACCGTGCCCACGTGACAGCTCACCGGCCTCATGCCCACCCTTGGGCAGCATCCCGCCTGGGGCCCAGGGCTCTAGGCCCGGTCAGTAGAGATGTTCTGCTTTCCCAAGAGcatgggaggggctgggggccaggtcGTGGCCCAGGGGCGCAGGGACTGGGATctctcactcgctcgctctctctcgctctcactctctcacacgCACCTGGGCCTAGTCAGCATGTTAATGTATCTGCGGAGCTCAGCCGCGTACTGGGCCATCTGCTCTGGTGTGGCGTTGTCCCCCGGGTACACTGGCTCCAGCGGGGCCCCCTGGGTCCCCAGCGGTGGCTGCAGCAACAGAGCTGCACAGGCAGacagaagcagcagggagaggcagcgGTGGGTGGCAGGCATCTGAGAAGCAAAGAGCAGGGGAAGGTAGAGGCAGAACGGAGCCCACCGGCACAGCCCCTTAGCCCATCACCCATTTCTCCAAGCCTGGGGACAAAGGGGCAGAGCAAAGGGCTGCTCAGACTGACCGCCCCACCTCGCAGACCCCGCCCCGGGGAGCAAGGACGGCCCCAGTCATGAGCCCTTGGCAAACTCAAAAACAGAGGAGGTGGGGACCTGGGGCAGGAGACCCAGGCCTCATGGCATCCAGGGCCTGGTGGCTCTGAGGAGGCTGACGCGGGCCGGGCTGAAGAGGTTCTCCCGCTCACCGACTGGGTGGGGGCGCACAGAACGAACTTGTGAACCCAAGGACAGAAATCCAGTGCCTGCGGGTCTGCCGCCACTCCCCCCCCGCAGCCGCCCCCTGCCAGGGCAGACATTCAGGGACAGGTCCTGGAGAAGACCCTGTTGCTTCTGTCGCCCTCAGCCAACGGGCACAGTCGCACCCTCGGACCCTGTCACTCACAAGGTCGCGGTCACTTGTGTGTGCATGGCCACCACTCCCTCCCTGCACAGGTTTTCAGTCTTCTAGTCAGCAGACTGCTCTTCCAGGGTGATAGATTCGACCACATGCAGAGCCAGACCCAAGCAGGACCCCAGACCTCCTGGTACCACCTCCCTGCTCTGCAAAGCATCaactccttcccccaccccaggaccctagTCCCAAGGACCCCCCAGGGCCcggccttccctcccccctcccaggctGGGACCACTTACCCTAAGTCCTGAGGGCCGGATGGgtgtccctgccctcccccgAGCCCCTTTATAGTCCTCAGCCCCCCAGAGTCCCCGCCTCCTGTCAGCCTCTCTTActccccagccctcaccccctcctcccaccgTCTCCCTGGTACCTGCAGCGCCAgccctggggccagggctgggaggtggaCAGGGCGGCGTTGTGGCTGCCAGACCAGCCACATAACAGGTCAAAGTGGGCCACAGTAAGTCTCCTGTGCATCCCCAACCACCTTTGGACACCAAAGCAGGCTTTATTCAAGAAGAATTGGGGCGTCTAGGACCTCAGGATGACTGCAAGTTTCTGGCCCCAGCCTCAGAacagcccctcctgcctcccagggaTTAATCGGAATCCTCCAAGGACCCAGGTATCAGATTGAGGCTGGGGCTCGGAGCCTCCAGGAGAGGAGTCAGGACTTTCTTTCCAGGTTGTGACTAAAACAATGTGGGAGCAGTGGGGATGCCTTAGGTAACTAGGCAATGTGGAAAGGAGTGGGGACCCAGGCAGGGAGAGACCCGGCTGGTGTGTGGGGTGCAGAATGAGAACCCATGTGCCGGCGGTCAGCGGAACTGGAGAAGGGGCAGCAGGGTCCAGAGCCAGTTCCCAGAGCCCCTTTCCAAGGCAGTGATAAACCAGCATCATAAAGCCTTGAACTTCCCAGTGTGTTCCTAGCTCAGTCACCTCACCGCGTCCCTGCAACGACCCATCTTACAGATTCAGAAACTGACTCGGAGACTTTAATTAACCCCAGGCCACATAACTAGTCAGAGGGAAATCCAGACTTAAAGTCTGATTCCAAAACGTGGACTCTTTTTTCCTAAGTGGGGCTGTCAAAGTATGGCtataatttcccattttttgGCTGAACAACGTGAGGTTCACAGAGGTGaagagacttgcccaagaccacacggCTCCCTAGGACTCAAGTTCTGGCTTAGAATCCCAACCCACCTTCCCAATAGCACCGCCTCATCTGCACCCCCTCACCGAGCCTCTGAGTCTGCCCTGCTCAGGTCTTTCCTcaacccccagccccctccccagccctggctgtgTCTGAATTATACACTGaagcctgagcagggagcgcagGACCTTTCCACCCCTGAGGTTCTCCTGTCCCAGATCAAGACACCAAAAGTGTGTGTGTTATGGGGGGAATCGTAGAGGGAGTGACGACCGGAAAGGTTACCCCAGGGATCTAGCATAGCGGGCTTCGAGGTCCAAATCCTGGCCTTGCCATTGGCTCTGTGGGACCCTGGAAAATAATTCTGTTCGCTTCTCTGAGCTTTGATTCTCCTCCAGATAGTGAGGGTAAAGAAAGCCTCAGTAAATGTGTTCTGCCTTGTTCCTCTCAGTTCTGGTTTCTGGTAATAAGAAGAACAATAATGCTTCAGCAGACAACAGCTTACATCCCAAAAACAAATATGGAGGTCGGTCTGTCCCGGGCAAGCCCTGGACTTGGTGCCCAGTTGGCAAAACAGAGGTGGTGAGACCGCAGAGGCTGCATTGTGCCACCAGGGGGCGCCAGGCTCCAACCCTAGTTCAGAGCAAGATTGCAGCCTGGTGGGACCTGTTCTGGCCACTACCTATGTCAGGATGGAGCCCCTGCAGACAGATGGTAGATCTGGGGATTGGCTGAAGTGCTGGGGCCAGTTATAGTTTTGTCTTGTGCCTAAGAAATGACTTGTATTCCACGATATCAACTGAACCCATAGctgtcatttttctcctttgcaaatGACAGATGCCCCTTCTGGTTCCTCCGGACGTTGGGACAAATGAAGAAGGGGAGGTAGTGGGTGTGCTTTCTGAACTGTATGGCCAGATCCTGCACCTGGTGATGCTTCTCGCTCATCTGCCTGTTCCGAGGGCTTGCCATGGAGCCCGCTTAGAGAAGCCACCAGCACTTACCGGCAGGGGGaccaaatgaaatggaaaaggtccctctccatctgcccagcCCCATGCCTTCTAGGAGGGGCAGGATGACCACTGGGCAGCGTTAGGGATGGAGTGAGGGCTTCAATGAAACTAGGAGAGGCTCTTAGGACAATGTCTTATTCCTGCACTGGGTGACAGCAGCTGAGGTGGAGACAAGTGACTGCCCCGGATGCCAGGAACCCAGGGGGTCCCCTATTCGCTGGAGAAACCCTTAGGCTGAGGacagctgtctctctgtcacacacacacacacacacacacacacacacacaccttgagcCCCCATCCCAATCCCTCAAAATCAACACAAGCCTGACTGGGGACTCCATCACTCATTTGGAGATTGGACTCTGCCCCCACTTCTCTCTTCCCGGGAGACTCCATCTGCATCCAGGGTCCCTGCAGGCACCGAAGTGTCCAGtatttttccctccctgcccacagCACCTGCAAAAGCAAATCCTATCATTGTCAGCCCAGATTTTTCCTAAAGAGGGGCTGGGTGTGGAAGGAGGGGAATTTTTCCCTTGGGGGAATTGGAAGGGAGAGTTGCCAGAGCAGTTTTGAGAAGGGTTAGGAGAAGGAGAGTAAAGGAAAAGAGGGGGTGTTAATACGCATGTGTCAGGAGCACCggagtggctcaatcggttaagcatctgccttcagctcaggtcacgattccagggtcctgggatcaagccctgaatctggctccctgctcagagaggagtctgctcctccctctccctctgccccttccccagcttgtgttctctctctctcactctctcaaataaataaataatattttttaaaaaataagcatgtgtCAGGCTGTGGATTGAGCTGTATTCCTCATTAGCTCTACCACTCGCTAGCGGTGTGACCTTTGGCAAAGTACATCATCTCTAAGCCTAAGCAGTGAattctttttatgattatttaaagTATAAGTTTCCGTGTGTAACCAGTGAAGAAATACAGGCAATCAAATGGAACGACTAGGCCAGAGTCACATGGCTGATTAATGGCAGACAGGACTCAAATCCAGATCTTTTGTCTCTGAGGTCCCTGCCGCCCCACTCCGCTGCCCGCCACGGGACTCACGAGCCTGGGCCTGTGTGAGAGCTCAGATTCGGGCTGTTCAAAGAAGGTCGTGTTTGTAACAGATAATGCTAGTTGCCCCGCTACCCTGTCTCTCCTCCTTCTATCATAAAAGAGCCTGGAGAACAGCACTTGGCCACTCAGCTACAGGCATCTTCTGGGTTGTTCTGGCCGGGAGGTAGGGCCACGTGACTCAGTTCTAGCCAATGAGATGAGCGTTTCAGTGCCTCATGCCATTTTGGTTCTAGGAGTGGAGGTGGGGTTCTGAGGCAGATTGTAGCAAAGATGATCCCAGAAAGACCTCCTAGCCCACATGTTCTACAGCGGGCCCGTGTCCCCTCTTCTCGAATGCAGGTGGTCCTGTGACTGCTTTGACCAATAGAGTGTGTTGGAAGATCACTTGTTAGCTTGCAAGGCCGGATCAGAGAAGGCAGCTGTtaggggttgaattgtgtcccccccacaaatgcatatgttgaagtcctaacccccagtacctcagaatgctGCCTTATTTGGCCATAGGGTCATTGTGGGTGTCActaattaagatgaggtcacactggaggaGAGCGGAcccctgatccaatatgactgctGCGTTTAAGTCCACAGACATTTGGACACGGAAACAGTCACGCAGAGGGGGAGCCATCTGCGAGccgaggagagaggcctggagcacccccttccctcacagccctcgAGAGGAAGCAACCCTGCGGACCCCTGGACTTCAGTCTTCAGCCCCAGCTGCTGTTAAATCATGGGTTTGTGGTGTTTGGTTACAACAGCCCCAGGAAGCCAGGGGCAGCACTGCCTCCTCCAGGTTCTCCCAGAGCCctcactctgggggaagccagctacCATGCGGGTCCAGCCACCCCAAGAACATCTTGCTGGAGGGGCCCCACGTGGAGGTGCTGGGTCAGGAGGCAGCCGCACCCACCTGACACGTGAGTGAGTGAACCTTCTTGGGCATCAGCCCAGGGGTGCCCTCCGAcgaccccagccccagccaaccTCTGTCACTGCACGAAAGACTCCAAGGGACGGGTGCCTAGTTGAGCCCTTTCCCATCCTGACCCACCAAACCATGAGCAAAATGAAACGGTGGGTTGAAGCTGCTAAGTCTCGGGGTAACTGTGAATCAGGGCCCAGCACACCTGCGTTTCCCCACCTGCCCTTCCCGGGGAAGCAACAcgggggtggtgatggtgggcCGTCTTCAGTCACAAGGAGGACGACATGGGGATGTCACAGAATAGGACCCCGGGCTTTAGGACGTCCTTGTGGAACAGAGCTGCGGACTCCCCAGATGTCAC comes from the Ailuropoda melanoleuca isolate Jingjing chromosome 13, ASM200744v2, whole genome shotgun sequence genome and includes:
- the PPY gene encoding pancreatic prohormone, translated to MPATHRCLSLLLLSACAALLLQPPLGTQGAPLEPVYPGDNATPEQMAQYAAELRRYINMLTRPRYGKRDREEALDILEWGSPRAAAPRELSPMDL